From a single Microbacterium terrisoli genomic region:
- a CDS encoding VG15 protein, translated as MLLSEVDAHRDDVAAITTTAASDLTTYGNTILNEAPEKVAGQLRAASTAVISTYGETAAVTGALFYETQRPKPGFTAQLATPSLGETLSSELGWALVPLFTPELFELGPAEALNRLGGVTQKYVANMDRQTVFQAAKKDPTSTGVRWYASANACAFCALMSAQEARTSDPHWHDHCHCVEVPSWDGSPIPDAEYMDEYGRAASGARQYLMDQHYNHPDYPKFRSDRRFLKAHPELSINNKNLTRVMRERYGFDH; from the coding sequence GTGCTGCTGTCGGAAGTTGACGCGCACCGTGATGATGTCGCCGCGATCACCACGACGGCGGCGTCGGATCTGACCACATACGGAAACACGATCCTCAACGAGGCACCAGAGAAGGTCGCCGGTCAGTTGCGAGCCGCGTCCACGGCGGTGATCTCCACCTACGGGGAGACTGCGGCCGTGACGGGTGCGTTGTTCTATGAGACGCAGCGACCCAAGCCTGGTTTCACCGCGCAGCTTGCCACCCCGTCGCTGGGTGAAACGCTGTCGTCGGAGCTTGGTTGGGCGTTGGTGCCGCTGTTCACCCCGGAACTGTTCGAGCTCGGGCCGGCTGAAGCGTTGAACCGGCTGGGCGGTGTGACGCAGAAGTATGTCGCGAACATGGACCGCCAGACGGTGTTTCAGGCCGCGAAGAAAGACCCGACGTCGACGGGTGTGCGGTGGTATGCGTCTGCGAATGCGTGTGCGTTCTGTGCGCTGATGTCGGCGCAGGAGGCTCGGACATCCGATCCGCATTGGCATGATCACTGCCACTGTGTGGAGGTTCCGTCGTGGGATGGCTCGCCTATCCCTGACGCGGAATACATGGACGAGTACGGACGGGCCGCGTCTGGCGCCCGTCAGTACCTGATGGATCAGCACTACAACCACCCGGATTATCCGAAGTTCCGGTCCGATCGCCGCTTCTTGAAAGCGCACCCGGAACTGTCGATCAACAACAAGAACCTGACCCGCGTGATGCGCGAGAGGTACGGGTTCGACCACTGA
- a CDS encoding phage portal protein yields MTDVVLPVLPAVDLGDDSDLFGDLWEVWNRRRRRNLTRSVYYDGEAALKDFGISLPPQMSGIAAALGWTAKGVHALTDRSRFEGFVDASGDVDPYGLEQIMWENRFRVELPAAQISSAVHGCSFLTVTPGDVGAGEPSVLVIARAAEDSAAIWDRRRRTLKGFLSVTDVDNDGLVSEMIMYTPFYVHVISKALNGWDVSSRPHRLGRVPAAALVHKFELRRPLGHSRITAASMYFLDAALRNIVRMEVSSEFYSAPEYWLFGADVSQFAGGDRWSAVMGRIKALRYDPDEGEPEPTLQRFNGASPQPHTETLRTWANLFADDQDLDVKFADTSNPSSADAIFAAKETLITTTRDQNALWGYGDVDAMSMAVMLRDNLDAPPEQMRTLRASYTDPAIVSPSARADAYTKIAGQDPVFATSRVGRQYAGLSLEQIDQLEAEGRRAQALQLRTGVAAAAGAAVESAAVGS; encoded by the coding sequence GTGACAGACGTTGTGCTGCCTGTGCTTCCGGCCGTTGATCTGGGTGATGATTCTGACCTGTTCGGTGACTTGTGGGAGGTGTGGAACCGTCGCCGTCGCCGGAATCTCACCCGTTCGGTGTACTACGACGGTGAAGCGGCGCTGAAAGACTTCGGCATCAGTCTGCCTCCGCAGATGTCGGGCATTGCTGCGGCGTTGGGGTGGACCGCGAAGGGTGTCCACGCGTTGACGGACCGTTCCCGTTTTGAAGGGTTCGTGGACGCGTCGGGCGATGTCGACCCGTACGGGCTCGAGCAGATCATGTGGGAGAACCGGTTCCGGGTGGAGCTTCCTGCGGCTCAGATCTCTTCCGCTGTCCACGGATGTTCGTTCCTGACCGTCACGCCGGGTGACGTCGGCGCTGGTGAGCCTTCGGTGTTGGTGATCGCGCGTGCAGCGGAAGACTCCGCTGCTATCTGGGACCGTCGCCGCCGCACACTGAAGGGCTTCCTGTCGGTCACGGACGTCGACAACGACGGGCTCGTGTCCGAGATGATCATGTACACGCCGTTCTACGTGCATGTGATTTCCAAGGCGCTGAATGGGTGGGACGTTTCTTCACGTCCGCACCGTTTGGGACGTGTGCCGGCGGCGGCGCTGGTGCACAAGTTTGAGCTGCGTCGTCCTCTGGGTCATTCGCGTATCACCGCGGCGTCGATGTACTTCCTCGACGCGGCGCTGCGGAACATCGTCCGCATGGAGGTGTCGTCCGAGTTCTATTCGGCCCCGGAGTACTGGCTTTTCGGCGCGGATGTGTCCCAGTTCGCGGGCGGTGACCGTTGGTCTGCGGTGATGGGACGGATCAAAGCGCTCCGGTACGACCCGGATGAGGGCGAACCGGAACCGACGCTGCAGCGTTTCAACGGTGCGTCGCCGCAGCCGCACACGGAGACTCTGCGCACGTGGGCGAACCTGTTCGCTGACGACCAGGATCTGGATGTGAAGTTCGCGGACACGTCGAACCCGTCGAGCGCGGACGCGATCTTCGCGGCGAAGGAGACCCTGATCACCACCACGCGGGATCAGAACGCGTTGTGGGGTTACGGGGATGTCGACGCGATGAGCATGGCCGTGATGTTGCGCGACAACCTCGACGCGCCGCCGGAGCAGATGCGCACACTGCGGGCGTCGTACACGGACCCGGCGATCGTGTCTCCCTCGGCCCGTGCCGATGCGTACACGAAGATCGCCGGTCAGGATCCGGTGTTCGCGACTTCACGTGTGGGTCGGCAGTACGCGGGTCTGTCGCTTGAGCAGATCGATCAACTCGAGGCGGAAGGGCGACGCGCGCAGGCGCTCCAGTTGCGGACGGGTGTTGCGGCGGCGGCGGGTGCGGCGGTGGAAAGTGCTGCTGTCGGAAGTTGA